The sequence tggcgggggggggggggagaagcaagcttgctccccccctgccagcctccagaccaggttgaggaatagcggggtggcggcgctgcgcctccccgctgtcctccgagcttttgggctgcaggctgctgcccataagccttgcgagcccgcgggacctcccgccgggcttgcaagacttgtggatagcttcctgaagcctggagagcgagagcggtcagtgcgcaccaacccctctcgctctccaggcttcagcaaaagcctgcattcgccccataggacgcacacacatttccccttcatttttggaggggaaaaagtgcgtcctatagggcgaaaaatacggttttCTATCTGCGCTGTCGGaacaaatttcaggaaccaaaaggtCGCATTGAAAAATACGAGTTTCAAGCCAACCGGtccgttttggcgactgtaaccctagtttaaggagccatttggcggcCAGGTTATATATCCAGGTGTCTTAACACTGCCTTACACTGTTTCTTTCTCCCCAGCTGGCCCAGTCATCATGTCTTTAGAAGAAAAGATGGAAGCAGATGCCAGGTCCATATATGTAGGCAACGTAAGTCTGTTCCCTGCAGCCCAGCTCAATCAGAAGGCCAAGAGAAGTATCATGGGTTTCCTCACCATTTTCAATCCTTGGTTTCAGGTGGATTACGGGGCGACAGCAGAGGAGCTGGAGGCTCACTTCCACGGCTGCGGCTCCGTCAACCGGGTGACCATCCTCTGCGATAAGTACACTGGCCATCCCAAGGGGTGAGTGCGTGTGACGGGATGGGGAAGCCGGGTGTGTTTTTCCGTCTCGGTGAGTGATTGCCTTTTAAGCCTGCCCATTTTCTCTCCCCAGGTTTGCCTACATTGAATTCTCGGACAAGGAGTCGGTGAGGACGTCCTTAGCGTTAGATGAGTCGCTGTTCAGGGGAAGGCAGATTAAGGTGTGTACACTCTTCGACCAGGTCCCTTCCCCCTCTGAAACGTCATCTTGTGGGTGAGAAGTTTGTGTAGTGCTGGGTGACGAAGGCTCTGAGTTGCTCGATCCTTTTTACAGTTTCAAATTTATTTACTGAGACTTAATTCAGAACTACACAAAAGTTCATGCCCAttacaaagtatctttttataatataAACAGCTACTTAGCCTAAAAAAGAACAATTCAGAAAGGAGTaaaggcaagaagaaggaaaatagagaaagagaaaaggttaGAGAAATACTAGAATAAAAGCACTTCTGGTTTTCTGTCCTGCGGCTATAGTATTCACTCCTTAAGATCCAACCATTCTATCTTCTATAGACCAGCAATTGCAATATGTAAGCAGAGTTTAAAAACAGTTGCATAAGGGACTTACAAACATTTACCTTTTAAACATAAACGTATCTTTCCgaaaaaaacagagtcctttttgttggggataattcagagggaaattcccaggtgtcaaaaaaactatgtatgctactactgcggcccaAGAATGACAACTTAAAACTGATGATATACacacagcttgcagatttaacatatagaatcagaagaatacacatttaaagaagactgggaaatgtTTACTGAGTATAGGGGTGAAACTCTGTtcatttaaaaacgctggtagcattacgttgaattcaacagtgtaaataagattTGATGGATGTAACAGTGGATTACCGAATGGTTGAGTTCATGTAGAATatgcagtgatgtatggaatgcaaaatgaaccaccgAAAGAGAAGAAGCGAAGTCACTGATTTAAGGTTgcctaaatgaatattttgaaatgtaatttagaaaatataataaaaattatatatataaaaagttgtGTGAGGATGGGCTGGGGGTGGTTTCTGGGGTACCCTTGCTCTTGAGGCTAAGGGGATCTTCTCCTTTTGAAGGTGATTCCCAAACGGACCAACCGCCCTGGGATCAGCACCACAGACCGGGGTTTCCCCCGGACCCGGTACAGAGGGAGAGGATCCGGCTACAGCAGTTCCCGGGCCCGTTTCTACAGCGGCTTTAGCAGCAGGCCACCGCGAGGGCGCGCATACAGGTCTGGCACGACGGTGGCGGCAGGTTGGGGGAGGAGCTTCTatgctcctgccttgcaggggttcTGGTGGGGTGGCGGCTGGAGTAGGGGATATCTATTGGCTTAGAGTGGGAGGGCTCTTGATGCCCCCAGACTGGAAGTAGACTGCACCAAGTGAGAGAGGTGATGGGCTGGGAACCACGACTGCTCTTGTTAAGCAGCAGCGCTGAGAAAAAACGACTTTATAACTTGAACCAGCATTTTAATGACATTTCCAGTTGTAGATGCTGCTGGATTTGAGACTTCGAAGGAGGAAGCAATTCCAAGTATTGGAGTTGGGTCAGTTTTAATGTCATATTGCCAGTATTTTAATCTGAGTGTTCTTCAATCAGATTTGTAAGCTTTGGAAAGCCAgagttttgggttggggtgtttattattattattattgaaaggtGGTCAGGTTCTCAAACGCGGGCTTTAGAATTTTTTTAGTCAGGACAGAAACTTTGCAAGccagaaaaaaaaacaaccttaaaAACTCAAAACCTGGCTTGCACAGACCAAAGCAAGCCACTCTCAAGGAGCTGAGCATTGTCCCAACTCTGAGGTCTTTAGGGTTTTGAGTTACTTAGCAAACCTTTCGTCTCTCTTTCATTAACCTGTGTCCTTCTTCTCTCCACAGGGGCCGGGCCAGAGCGACCTC comes from Podarcis raffonei isolate rPodRaf1 chromosome 13, rPodRaf1.pri, whole genome shotgun sequence and encodes:
- the PABPN1 gene encoding polyadenylate-binding protein 2 yields the protein MEEEAEKLKELQNEVEKQMNMSPPPGNAGPVIMSLEEKMEADARSIYVGNVDYGATAEELEAHFHGCGSVNRVTILCDKYTGHPKGFAYIEFSDKESVRTSLALDESLFRGRQIKVIPKRTNRPGISTTDRGFPRTRYRGRGSGYSSSRARFYSGFSSRPPRGRAYRGRARATSWYSPY